The DNA window ttaatttttaaattttgttacttAAAAATTCGTTAAAATTCATGAATCCGACATAATTATTATGTAAGACTGTTGAtcgtatattaaaattaaattcttaaaaaaattttaaaagtatgaaTCCATGCTTAGGTAGGTAGCTATACACTTATACAGAGTATAAAATAGTGGAGCTTTGATCTCACACCTCAGTTTCTGTCTCAAAATAACAGAACAGAACAGAGCAGAACAGAACAAACCTGCTTCTTCTCCTTGTTCTCCTCCTTAGCTTCTCCAATAATTTTGAGATGGTATGTCCTCTTCCTTTCTCTCAGTTTCCATGTCTCTTAACTTATGCATACATGTGTGGGTAAGTATATGTTTTCACGTTTACGTATATCAGAATTAGTGGCGGTTTTCACTTTTCCGGCAGTCACCTAATCAACAAGGTTGTTTTCCTTTTGAAATTCGATTATTGCTAATGATGATGAGTTTTATAACTTTGTATTTCAATGTATGATTAATTAGTTaaagaaaaagcatagaaaGCAACTTTTAGTTAGTCAACGTTAGTCAACTTTAGAGTTTagaatttatgatttagggtaTAGGATGAAGCGTTTATAATTTAGAATCTAGAatttaagagaaaaaatgatTACTTAGTATTACTGTTAATTAAGTAAATATATAATGTAGTGCACGATGGACACGTGCAACTGCAAGCTTAGTTGTTTAATCTCCATTCTCCAATTAACCATTTTCACTTCATGTCTATTTTCAAAATGGTTGCGTAGCTTGTAAGCGAACCATCCTTATTACTGcacaaatctttatcttatcacTATTCTcttactactaataataataataacaataataattatttttatttgttgttaaatCATAAATGTTTATTTGAACATATTTTCTGCAGCATCTTTTTGTGTTTGTATATTTTcagaataataaataagatacaTAAACGTCTTGttcagaaaaaaaattgttcaaatAATATTGTCGAAGAATGTAAGTAATTCTATAAGGTCAAACTTTGATTTCATGGAATTTACTTTTGTTATCTAACATAATCTAAGTATAAATATGGTATAGCAAGTGTAACATCCCTGCAGTTTGTGAAACTGCAGAATCCATATTTGTTGAGAACTATGAATAGGTAATATTTGTAGTGGTGGGGATGCAGGTTGCAGAACAGAAGGACACAAAAGTTGTTCTGACTAAACCATTCTCATTAGGAAGTGGATCAGTTTCAGACCCAGCTTATGGAGCCCCTAGTCTCCTAAAACGTGTCTTAACCCTTTTTAAAAATGTGAGGCTAGGATCAGATCTCACAAAATTCCAGGCAAGTTCTCTCATGCATTTTTACTTTAACTAAAACAACTTAAAACAATGCATATTGTGTTTCTGTAATTGTTAACAACTAACACTGTCTCAAGATGATAGTATTTCTATCTAACTATCTTTGTCTTGCATCTTACAATTTGCACTGCTTGCCatgtttcttactttctttggtGATTTTGGCAACTTACATTTGGCACTGTAAACAACACCTTAGTGTAATTGTGTCACATGTTGGCTTATGTATAATGCAGCTGCCACCTATGTTTAATATCCCAAAGTCTCAACTTCAGTGCTATGGTGAATCAGTGTATAGCACAGGTTTGGATATGCTGAGCAGATGCAACAGTGGGGAGAGTCCTCTGGAGAGGTTCACCTCTGTGGTGGCATGGAGCATATCCACCACACGCCCTTCTCCTTTTGGGATTGCACCCTATAATCCTATTCTTGGAGAGACTCACCATGTCTCAAAAGGAAATCTTCATGTCCTACTAGAGCAGGTACATTGCATTTATCTCTCCTCGAGTTTGGCGATATTGTTTTCACACTACTTTTCTGAGATTTAGATCGTATGACAGTGGAAACTCACATGTAATTGTTTTCATTTGAAGTTGACAGTTGAAAATCGTTAGATTGTAATTTAGTCAAGCATGTCAAATCATCTGACGATTCTCAACTATTAACTTTACATTAAGACAATTGCTTGTGAGTCTCTAGTCTCCACCTTGTATGACACTACACTCTATTAGGTCTAACAAATTAAGGAATGTTGTGTGTATTATTACTGAAAATCTTAGAGAACATCGATGTATAATCTGCTATGAGCTTATCTTTAATTAATGAGAAGTTTAGATATGGTAGGATTCTTACATTTCCATCTCTTTTAAGGTTTCACACAACCCTCCTGTATCAGCCCTCCATGCAACAGATGAGAAGGAAAACATTGAAATGATATGGTGCCAGCAACCCGTTCCAAGATTTCGTGGTAATCTTATTCCCTTTCAATTTTCTAGGAACATATCTAAAATCTGCACAAGCTCATTATCAGAAATATGTAGTGAGTAAAATTCATAATCTGAATGTAGCAGTTAATTAATCAGAAATGTTCTCAAACTAACTATGCAGGTACATCAGTTGAAGCTCAAGTTCTTGGTAAAAGGCAGCTGAAGCTCCTAAACCATGGTGAAACATATGAAATGAATTCTCCTAATCTTTTCATTAGAATTCTTCCGGTTCCTGGTGTTGATTGGGTCGGCAATGTTAACATAAAGTGCCTAGAGAATGGCCTAGTGGCTAAGTTATCTTACAGATCAAGTTTATTTGGTGGACATGGTAGATACATCAGAGGCCAAATCCTTGATTCTTCATCAACAAAAGTTTTGTATGAAGTTTATGGTCATTGGGAtaggtatatatttttttcttagtgTCACAAACTTGGTTTGATTTTTCTGTATTTATGCTAAATTTCACTACTATGCAGTATTGTTCAAGTGAAGGATACTAATAATGGGAAGGAGAGAGAGATATATAATGCAAAAGAAGTCATTTCAGAGCTCCAAGCTCCTATTGTCAAAGATGCTAAGGTAATTAACTTCTATTCTAAAGatatattatcatattattattttaatgatgAATGTACTCACAAGTCAGAAAATGATGTTTCTTTCTCTTTGAACATTTTCAAACTCACGTGCTGACATATCAAgacaattaaaatgaaaataggcaacttctattttaaatattcaGCATACATTTGAAGTTGGACTGGTAGCTGCATGTATAGGCTGTCACAGAAACACCAAACAACTCAGTGTTAGAGATTTAGGTGTACATATCATGGTGTCTTGAATGTGACATGAGATGTTGTGTTGTGTTGATCTATCAGAGTGTGTGGCCAACAGAATCAGGAGTTGTTTGGGGTGAATTGAGCCAAGCAATTCTAAACAAAGAGTGGGAGAAAGCAAGAGAAGCAAAACAAGCTGTGGAAGAAAGACAGAGGAACATGTCCAGAGAAAGAGAGACACAAGGATTGTACACTTGGACTCCTAAGAACTTTGTGGTGTCTTACAGTAAAGAAGCTGGCTGGGAATGTTCACCAATTCATAAATTGGTCCCTCCTGCTCCCATCATAGCACAATAATTATTCTCCTTCATTATATGTATTATCATATGATAGCTCAAAATTTGAAGATGTCTTTAGTTTTTGCTCAAACACCGAAaatgaattattaaaatatacaaatatgaAAGTGGGGCATCTTTGTTAATTAGCAGTATATGTTAGCTGCAAAATTACAAACTACAAATGGAATATAACTTTGATATTGTCAAATTTCATCAACAACTAACCGAGTTGTTTTGTTGCAAAATGGAACAATTCTGCctgatatgtatatattatgcatgtttatcaaataaaaaaattgaataataatttaaaacacCATAATTTCTCATTGAGTTCATCATGTTCGACAAGACATTATTGAACTCGTCAAGCAGCTAGCAGGATAAACAATAACAGCAGCAGCATCATACTACTCCTTCAATTCCATATTAATAGTAGTTTTGAAATGTTTTATTACATTCATAAATCAATACAGTTGTAAGACACTAAGACATTAACCAATATATTGGTAGCAAATACATTGATTTATGGATGTATTAAAAAATGTCAAAATGATTACAAGGAATATATAGAAAGAGTAAACAAGGAAATTTATAGTATTATATATCATGACATGTACTTTATGCACCTCTTCCTATCTGGTTGTCTTGATCCATTAATCTCTTGCAAAAACAAATCATTCTCTTGCAAGTCAGATTCACTTCTCCATGTAAAAGATGATATCAGAGAACCATTCTCCTGCAAATCCGATTCACTTCTCTTTGTAAATGATTTCTCCTTTATAGTGTCCAAGATAGGCTTCCATGGCTGCTGCATCACCCTATAAACACTCCCTTTTTCTTCACCCATCACCCCAACAACACtatttgaaggagaagaagtaATAATAGGATTCCAAACCTGTGTTTGGCAAGACAAAAAACCTTCTTTCATGgacttatttttattagtattattactACTATAATCCAAACATGGCCTTGTTCTGGCAATTGCATTGAGCCTCTTAGCAAGTGAAGCCAAGTCAACAGGGGAAACATCAGCATGAAGAATTGAATATGGAAGCATGAAATAAATTTGACCAGGTTGAAGTTGTGCATCTTCCTTCAATGACATTGAAGATGAACAAGATGATAGAAGCTGAATTGCTGTGCAAACAAAGTACTGCTTTGTGCTGCTGCCTACACCAAAAATAACTTGTCCTGCTGAGATTGGTTCATCAAATTCTTCAACATGTCCATTCAGATGAACCACACGGATGCTCTTGAAATTTGAGGATGATCTTGCTccacaagaaaaacaagcccccatttttttctttcttctctctgaTAACTGatatgatgaattgatgattctttaatttcacaaaaaagtTCTATTGAGTGTTGAGTTTTATAGTGATGCCTATTCGGCTTACATATGATAGAAAACTATGGAGGCCGTTGACTTTTTAGACTGAAAATATATACTTATCAACATGTtagtgtataaaaaatattaactattaaataaaatacGGTGAAAACTCACATCCAGTTAGTTAAGAATTGTTAGAttataatttagtcaaatctatcaaattatctaacggttcttaactattaacttcacataaaaataaatgtacGTGAGTCTctaccataaaatatatattagtatgtatataatatttttgtaaattttgatGCATTCACGATCTATATTGTCGTGCAATCAcaaccatttttttaaataatcattCATGCGatcaatataaaagataattatttttgttaacgtggcgttatataattagatatacGTGTGACagttcatcaaaattaaattcaaattttatactCAAGGTAAAATTCAGATGAATAATACTAAgtgtataataataaaattagttactaatatAGAATatatcttaaaatataaaatatatattaaaaataaattaaatgatatatatttatatataaatatataataactaatataaTTGATTGATTTTAGTATGCATATCATTTTTGGATTTGAATTCTTGATATTATACACTTTTACCATTTAAatactatttaaaattaaatataaggcTTATTTTTAGATATACAAACAGTAGGTTtagtgttattaattatttgatattttgaatGGATAGATAAAGTGGATAAAATTTTCCTTTTTGGAAAATGAAATGGATGGCTTTTTCTTCTGACTTTGTCTGTATGTATATCTACCTCCATGCACCAATCAGTGACACGAAAGGCTACCTTTCTTTTTGTGCAACTTGCATATATCAACATGTGGTTTCATAATTAGGTTTTAGACTatgctatttgtacactaaaaataattattaaaattaattattaaaatataaaatatatattaaaatataaatatacattacaaataactgattttgatatataaataatatttttgataggctttatatgattattattattattattgtgcattattttattagtagAATAAGAAAGCTTAGCTTGTTGCCAAAAGGGAAATGGAGAATAAGCAACGACATGATCTCTAGGTTACTTGTTTAATTTACTAGTGAAGTTGACATCTTATCTTGTTTCATTAATTAATTCTGTTTTATTATACATGTGATAATGCATGTCAAGTTTGAATAGTAGTGTTATTTTAATGATTATATATTCAAGTTTCAAAACAACatagtactttttttttcttttttaaattggtGGTGTAAATCAATTCGTTCATAAACAAGATAGCGTTTAGCACTTGGTCCAAATACAATCAATTAACAGACATTAGTTTAAGTATTTATAATATCACACATTTAATGAGTTTAATATGTGTATATTATCGTTTTATATGGTTGTATAATTACATTcgttttttatgattatttatgtaattaatataaaatataattatttttattaatataatattatataattaaaaatatatataattattttacattgataacctattaaaattaaattccacACTTAATATgcaaaaatagtataaaaaagaagaagaagaagaagaaagcatAGGTAGTAGTTTGTATGGTTGCGGCATTGAAACCAATTATTAAACTTAGTTTGCATGCAATGATTTAAGTATCCTCCACCACTTGGCTTTTgactttttgttattaaaagGTGGAGAAGGGATAGAATCAGCTAAGGTTAATTATTAAACTTTTATCATTAAAAAGTCAGGTTTACTCGAAAACTTGACTGGTTAACCAGCTTATTAATAAAcgaaacaattaaataaataagtattaataatttttcttcatatacttttgacaaaaattaataaataaatagtaaataatgaaaattttaatttaaaagtttagaatttaataGTAAATAATGAAAGTTTAGAATTTAGTATGGTGGCTTTTGAGATTAAAGAGCTTGCAAATTAAATGTAGCTCAATTTAACAtgtatattaataatttgacaaaCTCGCAACTTTGTCGGTTTTGTGTTGCTTGCCCTTGGACTTGGTATCTAAATTTGACCAATATGGACATGCATTAATTAGAATCGTGATATATAGTGTGAAAATGAATACAATTATTGATTAAAGTATACAAAATGGACATTATGAGTGTGGCCGCCTAattattgtattttgtttgtAAGTTTATGATTTGATATTTTGATTCAATCTAAGgacttgtttttattttagggAAATGTACGTAAACAAATAAAAGGAGCGAAAGGTTTATGTGATTGTAACAATTGAAATCTTGTTATCTGTATgtccatattttttatattatgtaaTCTGTGGGAGTtagttatggtttagggtttatatgTAAATTATGGCAGCTAGCAACGGTTTAGTAAGGAGAAGTTTTGAACGTAAATTATGGTAGGCCACCACGGTTTAGGAAGGTAGAAATAAACTCAAAAAAGCTATAGccagccacggtttatgaagaatTTTTTAAACTCATAAATTCTTGTAGGCAGCCACGGTTTATGTGGAGAAGAATTCTATAAATATATGAGCACGATTGAAACTTGTGAAGAGATCATTATCACACAATGGCAAGTGAGGAAGAGAGTTTTCTTGTGTTAGTGCATTGCTctggaaaaattaaaagaagcaaaaaatatGATGTCAAGTTCACCGACAGAGAACCGTTGAGTGTATTCATCAGTTCATCAAACACTTTGTCCGATGTAAAGAACAGCATCTTGCAGAAGCTTGGGGTATTTGAGAGCAAGTGGGTGAAGAAGctattctacaagattccaaTCGCAGTTGTGTCGACCGGTGTTAAGTATGATACGTTTGTGCTAGAGGCTGATGAAGATATTAGGGTTCTGTTTCATTGTGTTAGGAGTTTTCCGGAGGTCAGAATACACGAGCTGTATGCGAAGTTGGATGTTGGTGTCGATAGTTCTGGGATATCAGCTCCAGTTCATAGCTCGACTACCGCCGGCAGTGCGTCTAGTTTGATGCCTGCGGCCGGGCCATCTGTTCTGCAGGTTGCATCCCCTTCCTTTGCGGCTGATTTAGATCGAACGGAGGCAGTTGGTTCTGTACCGTTGGAGAATCTTGGGGTCTGGCAGCAGGCATTTGAGGCGGATACCGGTGGTGGcataattcatgaagaacaagGCTTCGGGGAACCTGATCGAGTAGAGAATGCAATGCAGGACGATGACTCTGACCAGGAGCCTGTAGATATCATTGGGGACAGTGATGATGACATAGGTCCCAATCCACATGCACATCATAGGCCTTTAAGTTCTGGCACACAGCAGTACCTTTCACACTTCTCTACTCTAAACTTGGAGGCTCTGGGTCAACAGGCGGACGGAGGTGCTACAATTGGGGATTCTTCTACAGAATTTTAGATTGGGTAATCGTTCCAAAATAAAGATGAAGGTGTTCTGAGTGTGAAGGACTATAGCATCCGTCGAGATTTTGAGTACCGAGTCTTGGAATCGGATCATCTGAAGTATCATGGAAAATGCAAGGAGTTTGACAAGGATTGTAGTTGGTTGATTCGGATATCACTTCGTGCAGGAAAGGGCACTTGGGAGGTTAGGAGGTACAACGGTCCGCACACTTGCTTGGCCACCTCCATTTTCAGTGATCACTGTCAGCTTGATTACCACGTTATCTGTGCGAAGATTTTTCTGTTGGTTAGGGCGGATGCTGCGGTAACGATAAAGGTCTTGCAACAAGCAACCGAAGCTGATTATGGGTTCAGGCCTAGTTACAGAAAGGTTTGGATGGCAAAATAAAAGGCAGTAGCACAAATATATGGAGATTGGGAAGAGTTTCAACAAGTTCGACGGCAGTTTCAGCCTCTCTTAATTTATCTTTGAGAAAACCATTTTCAGATTTAAGAATGGtgatttgttgttcaagatcttggttATCAAGCAAGAAgcatctaatttttttagaaaggaagtctatcataagatgaagataTTCAGTATCAGGGTTATGAAAGACTACCTGTTCAATGTGATCTGCCATGAGCATGTTTGGGACTTGGTTTCTGATTCTTCATCATCctctgagtcattttccaagtcCTCCCAGGAAGCCATCCgtcctttcttctttcccttctttgactttttctccttctttaacTTAGGGCAATCTGATTTGAAATGCCCAGTCTCCTTGCAATTGTAGCATGTCACCTTGCTGaaatctttcttttgttttcttaagCTGCTTCCCTTGCTTCTTTCTTTGAGCTTCACCattttcctaaatttttttggtaAACAACACAAATTTATTTTCAGAGGAGTTATCACTAGATTCATCATCCAAAAGGTTAGAAACAGATGTAAGAgctattccttttcttttttaatctttttcaaataagtgttttcaaaagcaagtaaaTTTTCTCTCAAGTCATCATATGTCATAGAATCAAGACCACTACTCTCAGATATTATCAAtgcttttgtttcccactcttttgtaAGACATCTTGAAACTCTCCTCACAAGCACAGATTCAGGATACTTAATccccatagcatccaagccaacaatGATGGTGTTGAATCTTTCAAACATTTCATCTattgattctccttccttcattgtgaACATTTCATATTCTCTGTTCAGCATATCTATCCTTGTCTTCTTTACtatggtggttccttcatgagtgagtTGAAGTTTGTCCCATATTACCTTTGtcgttgtgcatcgtgatacctGTCGGTATTCCTCAAAGCTAATTGCACAGTTGAGCAAGTTGATAGTCTTGGCATTGAGctccaccttctttctgtcttctTTGGTCCAACTAG is part of the Arachis duranensis cultivar V14167 chromosome 1, aradu.V14167.gnm2.J7QH, whole genome shotgun sequence genome and encodes:
- the LOC107460371 gene encoding oxysterol-binding protein-related protein 4B isoform X2, which codes for MVAEQKDTKVVLTKPFSLGSGSVSDPAYGAPSLLKRVLTLFKNVRLGSDLTKFQLPPMFNIPKSQLQCYGESVYSTGLDMLSRCNSGESPLERFTSVVAWSISTTRPSPFGIAPYNPILGETHHVSKGNLHVLLEQVSHNPPVSALHATDEKENIEMIWCQQPVPRFRGTSVEAQVLGKRQLKLLNHGETYEMNSPNLFIRILPVPGVDWVGNVNIKCLENGLVAKLSYRSSLFGGHGRYIRGQILDSSSTKVLYEVYGHWDSIVQVKDTNNGKEREIYNAKEVISELQAPIVKDAKSVWPTESGVVWGELSQAILNKEWEKAREAKQAVEERQRNMSRERETQGLYTWTPKNFVVSYSKEAGWECSPIHKLVPPAPIIAQ
- the LOC107460371 gene encoding oxysterol-binding protein-related protein 4B isoform X1, with translation MQVAEQKDTKVVLTKPFSLGSGSVSDPAYGAPSLLKRVLTLFKNVRLGSDLTKFQLPPMFNIPKSQLQCYGESVYSTGLDMLSRCNSGESPLERFTSVVAWSISTTRPSPFGIAPYNPILGETHHVSKGNLHVLLEQVSHNPPVSALHATDEKENIEMIWCQQPVPRFRGTSVEAQVLGKRQLKLLNHGETYEMNSPNLFIRILPVPGVDWVGNVNIKCLENGLVAKLSYRSSLFGGHGRYIRGQILDSSSTKVLYEVYGHWDSIVQVKDTNNGKEREIYNAKEVISELQAPIVKDAKSVWPTESGVVWGELSQAILNKEWEKAREAKQAVEERQRNMSRERETQGLYTWTPKNFVVSYSKEAGWECSPIHKLVPPAPIIAQ
- the LOC107460392 gene encoding uncharacterized protein LOC107460392, with product MGACFSCGARSSSNFKSIRVVHLNGHVEEFDEPISAGQVIFGVGSSTKQYFVCTAIQLLSSCSSSMSLKEDAQLQPGQIYFMLPYSILHADVSPVDLASLAKRLNAIARTRPCLDYSSNNTNKNKSMKEGFLSCQTQVWNPIITSSPSNSVVGVMGEEKGSVYRVMQQPWKPILDTIKEKSFTKRSESDLQENGSLISSFTWRSESDLQENDLFLQEINGSRQPDRKRCIKYMS
- the LOC107461039 gene encoding uncharacterized protein LOC107461039, yielding MASEEESFLVLVHCSGKIKRSKKYDVKFTDREPLSVFISSSNTLSDVKNSILQKLGVFESKWVKKLFYKIPIAVVSTGVKYDTFVLEADEDIRVLFHCVRSFPEVRIHELYAKLDVGVDSSGISAPVHSSTTAGSASSLMPAAGPSVLQVASPSFAADLDRTEAVGSVPLENLGVWQQAFEADTGGGIIHEEQGFGEPDRVENAMQDDDSDQEPVDIIGDSDDDIGPNPHAHHRPLSSGTQQYLSHFSTLNLEALGQQADGDEGVLSVKDYSIRRDFEYRVLESDHLKYHGKCKEFDKDCSWLIRISLRAGKGTWEVRRYNGPHTCLATSIFSDHCQLDYHVICAKIFLLVRADAAVTIKVLQQATEADYGFRPSYRKVWMAK